The DNA segment CACAGAGTTTACTCTTACACCTTCAGATGCGTATTTTGAAGCAGCGTTAATTGTTAACTGATCAAGAGCGCCACGACTCATGCGGGAAACCATTAAAAGCTCTGGACTTGGGTGCAGAtaacttgaaatgttcacAACAGAgccttttgtttttaacaggTATGGCATTGCATGTTGCATTAAAAAGAACGGCGCTTTTACATTAACagcaaacatttcatcaaacTCGTAATCGGTTGCTTTCTCAAATGTTTGGGGAATAAAAACCCCAGCATTGTTAACTAAGACATCCACACATCCAAAGGCTTTCACACATTCATTAATGACATTTTCTAGCTGATCGCGTTGCTTTAGATCAGCCTGGACAATTACAACGCTTGATGAACCAGCACTTCTACAAGAATCCGCAACACTTGACAATTTTTCTGCATTTCTTCCAGTCAAAACCAGTTTTGCCCTGTGCTTGGCAAATTTCAATGCAATGGCAGAACCAAAACCGCCTGATGCCCCAGTCACAATTACCACTTGTTCTTTACTCATTGTTTTATATTATAGATACAGCATAGAACTTAAAGAAATAGAGTAAAAGAACCTACTCTTAGAGTAAAAATATGTATGTTACTgaaattaaatacaaataacaaaacaacatcacaatgctttttattgtgttataTAAACTGTACCAAAAATCAACTGAGCTAGCCTAA comes from the Clavelina lepadiformis chromosome 5, kaClaLepa1.1, whole genome shotgun sequence genome and includes:
- the LOC143460467 gene encoding putative oxidoreductase TM_0325; translation: MSKEQVVIVTGASGGFGSAIALKFAKHRAKLVLTGRNAEKLSSVADSCRSAGSSSVVIVQADLKQRDQLENVINECVKAFGCVDVLVNNAGVFIPQTFEKATDYEFDEMFAVNVKAPFFLMQHAMPYLLKTKGSVVNISSYLHPSPELLMVSRMSRGALDQLTINAASKYASEGVRVNSVRPATALTELTLAAPEDVLNYEKSKQPIGGFIAHENVANAVYFLASSEAAQTTGQFLNVDGGASVLST